The following are from one region of the Primulina eburnea isolate SZY01 chromosome 17, ASM2296580v1, whole genome shotgun sequence genome:
- the LOC140817812 gene encoding protein ANTAGONIST OF LIKE HETEROCHROMATIN PROTEIN 1-like encodes MNFHEGGPSSFSFYASSSSSDDEDQPSANIQNELNCIDEQQIILSQLINSATVVSNYFEESDNLHRRGSITGHVVINRDRLAAEQRLYNDYFSESPMYNESMFKRRFRMSRRLFLRIMESIQQHDNYFVQKVDALGRPGLSPYQKITAAMRILAYGMAAASTDEYIKIGESTAIESLKRFCRAVVEVFGDWHLRSPNAEDIERILLIGKQRGFPGMLGSLDCMHWKWKNCSTGWARQYAGRSGKPIIILEAVADYELWICHAYFGLPGSNNDINVLSKSHLFVNLANGVAPPANYVIQGKKYTMGYYLADGIYPKWATLVQTIHNPQGPKKKYFAARQESCRKDVERAFGVLQSKWAIITGPARVWSKQVLHDIMTTCIIMHNMIIEDERELNVPVTYYREAPIPDVEMARDEHVRFQEFLARRRKIKDKSAHYALRDALIDHLWEEYSNSEY; translated from the coding sequence ATGAATTTTCATGAAGGAGGTCCTTCAAGTTTTTCTTTCTATGCGTCCTCGTCGTCATCTGACGACGAGGATCAACCTAGTGCCAACATACAGAATGAGTTGAATTGCATTGACGAACAACAAATTATTTTAAGCCAGCTCATAAACAGTGCTACCGTTGTCTCCAATTACTTCGAAGAAAGTGATAATTTGCACCGTCGAGGCTCGATCACTGGCCATGTTGTGATTAATCGAGACAGATTAGCTGCCGAACAACGCTTGTACAATGACTATTTTTCTGAGTCTCCAATGTACAATGAATCAATGTTCAAGAGACGTTTTCGAATGTCTCGTCGGTTATTCTTGCGAATTATGGAATCAATTCAACAACATGACAATTACTTCGTACAGAAAGTAGATGCGTTGGGGAGGCCCGGGTTGTCCCCATACCAGAAGATAACAGCTGCAATGCGAATCTTAGCATACGGTATGGCGGCAGCTTCAACGGATGAGTATATTAAAATCGGGGAGTCTACTGCGATTGAAAGTTTAAAAAGATTTTGTCGAGCTGTGGTGGAGGTTTTTGGTGACTGGCATCTTCGGTCTCCAAATGCTGAGGACATTGAAAGGATTCTCCTTATTGGAAAACAACGTGGATTCCCGGGGATGCTAGGAAGCCTAGATTGTATGCATTGGAAGTGGAAAAACTGTTCAACGGGTTGGGCTAGACAATATGCTGGTCGTAGCGGAAAACCAATCATCATTTTGGAGGCCGTAGCAGATTACGAGTTGTggatatgtcatgcatacttTGGTCTGCCAGGTTCAAACAATGACATTAATGTGTTATCAAAATCTCATCTTTTTGTTAATTTGGCCAATGGTGTAGCTCCCCCTGCTAACTATGTCATACAAGGAAAAAAATACACCATGGGGTACTACCTAGCAGATGGTATATATCCAAAGTGGGCTACTCTAGTGCAAACAATCCACAATCCACAAGGTCCAAAGAAGAAATATTTTGCAGCACGACAAGAAAGTTGTAGAAAAGATGTTGAACGAGCATTTGGAGTATTGCAATCAAAGTGGGCGATAATCACTGGACCTGCACGAGTTTGGAGCAAACAAGTGCTGCATGATATCATGACAACATGCATTATAATGCATAATATGATTATTGAAGACGAAAGAGAATTGAATGTGCCAGTCACATATTATCGCGAGGCACCCATCCCAGATGTTGAAATGGCACGTGATGAGCATGTCCGATTTCAAGAGTTTCTTGCACGCCGTCgtaaaataaaagataaatcGGCTCACTATGCACTCCGAGATGCTCTTATTGACCATTTGTGGGAGGAGTACAGTAATTCGGaatattag